The Hemibagrus wyckioides isolate EC202008001 linkage group LG12, SWU_Hwy_1.0, whole genome shotgun sequence genome includes a window with the following:
- the sacm1la gene encoding phosphatidylinositol-3-phosphatase SAC1-A: protein MATAYERFNLHATPDKFYIEACDDGANDVLVIDRASMEMTLTGVMNIPPSGVTRPICGIMGTVRLVAGMYLIVITRKKKVGDLFGHVVWKAMEFDLIPYKKTILHLTETQMQDNKTFLSMINNVLNTDGFYFCTDYDLTHTQQRLANTSPDFQEMSLLERADQRFVWNGNLLRDFAAQPELHKFTFPVIHGFIVMKPCCINGKIFEWILISRRSCFRAGVRYYVRGIDSEGHAANFVETEQIVQYNNSRASFVQTRGSMPFFWSQRPNLKYKPKPQISSTTNHLDGFQRHFDSQVLIYGKQVILNLVNQKGSELPLEQAFAKLANNMDNGTIKYIAFDFHKECSKMRWHRLQILVDAVAEMQDEFGYFMLNSDGKVVVEQSGTFRSNCMDCLDRTNVIQSLLARRSLQSQLQRMGVLNAGQKIEEQANFEKTYKNAWADNANACAKQYAGTGALKTDFTRTGKRTHWGLLMDGWNSMIRYYKNNFSDGFRQDSIDLFLGNYSVDESESLTPLQVQKDWKFLTLPVIMLVAFSMCILCLFMAGEAWTETIAYVVFWGTACALTAAVILFNGKDFVDAPKLVQKEKMD from the exons GTGTGATGAACATCCCGCCATCAGGAGTCACCAGACCCATCTGCGGCATCATGGGAACTGTTCGCCTCGTGGCTG GCATGTACCTCATCGTCATCACCAGGAAGAAGAAAGTAGGTGACCTGTTTGGCCATGTGGTGTGGAAGGCCATGGAGTTCGACCTCATACCCTACAAGAAGACCATTTTACACCTTACAGAAACCCAG ATGCAGGACAACAAGACGTTCCTGTCCATGATCAACAATGTCCTGAACACCGACGGCTTCTACTTCTGCACCGACTATGACCTGACCCACACACAGCAGCGCCTCGCCAACACCAGCCCCGACTTCCAGGAGATGAGCCTGCTCGAGaga GCTGATCAGAGGTTTGTGTGGAACGGAAATCTGTTGAGAGACTTCGCTGCACAGCCTGAG CTCCACAAGTTCACCTTTCCCGTCATCCACGGCT TTATTGTGATGAAGCCATGCTGCATTAACGGCAAGATATTCGAATGGATCCTAATCTCCCGGAGGAGCTGCTTCCGAGCCGGCGTCCGATACTACGTCCGAG GGATCGACTCGGAAGGACACGCCGCTAACTTTGTTGAAACGGAACAGATAGTGCAGTATAATAACAGCAGAGCCTCCTTTGTGCAG ACTCGAGGCTCCATGCCTTTCTTCTGGTCTCAGAGACCCAACCTGAAGTACAAGCCCAAGCCGCAGATCAGCAGCACCACCAATCAC CTCGATGGATTCCAGAGACATTTTGACTCTCAGGTTCTCATTTACGGGAAGCAAGTGATTCTGAATctg GTCAATCAGAAGGGTTCAGAGCTGCCTCTTGAGCAGGCGTTTGCCAAATTGGCGAATAACATGGATAATGGGACCATTAA GTACATAGCCTTTGATTTCCATAAGGAGTGCAGTAAGATGAGATGGCATCGCCTGCAGATCTTGGTGGACGCCGTGGCTGAGATGCAGGATGAATTCGG GTACTTCATGCTGAACTCGGACGggaaggtggtggtggagcaGAGTGGAACATTCCGCAGTAACTGCATGGACTGCCTGGATCGTACCAACGTGATTCAGAGTCTTTTGGCCCGGCGTTCCCTGCAGAGCCAGCTTCAG agGATGGGAGTCCTTAATGCCGGCCAGAAGATTGAAGAGCAAGCTAACTTTGAGAAGACCTACAAGAATG CCTGGGCTGATAACGCTAACGCATGTGCTAAACAGTACGCTGGCACTGGAGCGCTAAAGACCGACTTCACCAG GACCGGGAAAAGGACTCACTGGGGTTTGCTGATGGATGGCTGGAATTCTATGATTCGTTATTACAAGAACAACTTCTCAGACGGCTTCAGACAG GACTCCATCGACCTCTTCCTCGGCAACTATTCAGTGGATGAATCGGAGAGTCTGACACCACTCCAAGTGCAGAAAGACTGGAAATTCCTCACG TTACCCGTCATCATGCTGGTGGCCTTCTCCATGTGCATCCTGTGCCTGTTTATGGCTG GTGAAGCCTGGACAGAGACCATTGCCTACGTGGTGTTCTGGGGCACAGCCTGCGCTCTCACAGCTGCGGTCATCCTCTTTAACGGGAAGGACTTTGTCGACGCACCCAAGCTGGTCCAGAAAGAAAAGATGGACTGA
- the LOC131362833 gene encoding zinc finger and BTB domain-containing protein 12-like isoform X1, producing MQMDMVCFRLPGHSDAALRNMNSLREQRHFCDITIVAGGRQMFRGHKVVLAAGSAFLRDQFLLNPSAELQQVSVLHSSTVIRELLQSCYTGILQFSAKEIVNYLTAASYLQMEHVVEKCRVALSQYLQSKSSSSGSVKTEESQAMAAIVSGSTHSLGDMSPPSERASSLQPHSSEEEPQVSGVDHAGAQHRDEADLSIARLRASEHSGGVEDEEGRNDFSVFEVRIRDEHHDPEENAGVQENAGDAVDMLAIRQGTHPHAEDLCRDEGGLPGSSPRGGVRIWRRRFGEPRGGRGRGFKHRKRYTYRERRPLGNFQQAWRFPTSEEIMGSFGAGIGQDYLALGEGQMRVDFQPSECQGDTAGSDGGPGHFSMDGASAEDDVGVVSLAANEEDGGEDSVAVVGSTSCVTGSVACEQCGLAFSSVEDLAAHSRSTHLLYVCPCCGKHFSQTSNLNRHMAVHRSAKLHSCPLCHKTFTQKSTLSDHMNMHSGQRPHVCAFCRICFAHKPALRRHLKEQHGKTTAQNYLEIQRECEEPAIGGGV from the exons ATGCAGATGGACATGGTGTGTTTCCGCCTGCCTGGCCACAGCGACGCTGCGCTGAGGAACATGAACTCCTTGCGGGAGCAGCGCCACTTCTGCGACATCACCATCGTGGCCGGCGGCAGGCAGATGTTCCGCGGTCACAAAGTGGTGCTGGCCGCCGGTTCGGCCTTTCTCAGGGACCAGTTTTTACTGAACCCCTCTGCAGAGCTACAG CAGGTGTCTGTGCTGCACAGCTCCACAGTGATCCGTGAGCTGCTGCAGTCCTGCTACACAGGCATCCTGCAGTTCAGCGCCAAAGAGATCGTTAATTACCTAACGGCAGCCAGCTACCTCCAAATGGAGCACGTGGTGGAGAAGTGCCGAGTGGCTCTGAGTCAGTACCTGCAGTCTAAGAGCAGCAGCTCAGGA TCTGTAAAAACAGAAGAGTCTCAGGCCATGGCGGCGATCGTCAGCGGGAGCACTCATTCCCTGGGCGATATGTCTCCGCCGTCCGAGCGGGCATCGTCTCTGCAGCCGCACAGTTCAGAGGAGGAGCCGCAGGTCTCAGGAGTCGATCACGCCGGTGCTCAGCACAGAGACGAGGCTGATTTGTCTATAGCACGG CTTAGAGCCTCAGAGCATTCCGGGGGTGTTGAGGACGAAGAGGGCAGGAACGACTTCAGTGTGTTCGAGGTGCGCATCAGAGACGAGCATCACGACCCAGAGGAGAACGCGGGAGTCCAAGAGAACGCCGGAGATGCTGTGGATATGTTAGCCATACGGCAGGGCACACATCCGCACGCAGAGGATCTCTGCAGGGATGAAGGTGGACTGCCAGGCAGCAGCCCGAGGGGTGGAGTGCGCATCTGGAGGCGGAGATTCGGTGAGCCCAGGGGTGGTCGGGGGCGGGGCTTCAAGCACAGAAAGCGCTACACATACCGTGAACGAAGGCCTTTGGGGAACTTTCAGCAGGCGTGGCGCTTTCCCACCTCAGAGGAGATCATGGGGAGTTTCGGAGCGGGGATCGGGCAAGACTACTTGGCTCTCGGAGAGGGTCAGATGCGGGTGGATTTCCAGCCGTCGGAATGCCAAGGAGACACGGCAGGTTCGGACGGTGGCCCCGGACACTTTAGCATGGACGGAGCGAGTGCCGAGGATGACGTAGGAGTCGTATCGTTGGCCGCTAACGAAGAAGACGGTGGTGAGGACTCTGTGGCTGTCGTGGGCTCCACATCCTGTGTGACGGGCTCGGTGGCGTGCGAGCAGTGCGGCCTGGCGTTTTCTTCAGTGGAAGATCTAGCAGCCCACTCACGCTCCACCCACCTGCTGTACGTCTGCCCGTGCTGCGGCAAACACTTCAGCCAGACGAGCAACCTGAACCGCCACATGGCCGTCCACCGCTCGGCCAAGCTCCACAGCTGCCCGCTCTGCCACAAGACCTTCACGCAGAAGTCCACGCTGTCCGACCACATGAACATGCACAGCGGACAGCGGCCGCACGTCTGCGCCTTCTGCCGCATCTGCTTCGCCCACAAACCCGCACTCCGGCGCCACCTGAAGGAACAGCACGGCAAGACCACAGCACAGAATTACCTGGAGATCCAGAGAGAGTGCGAGGAGCCCGCTATAGGAGGAGGGGTTTAA
- the LOC131362833 gene encoding zinc finger and BTB domain-containing protein 12-like isoform X2, translated as MQMDMVCFRLPGHSDAALRNMNSLREQRHFCDITIVAGGRQMFRGHKVVLAAGSAFLRDQFLLNPSAELQVSVLHSSTVIRELLQSCYTGILQFSAKEIVNYLTAASYLQMEHVVEKCRVALSQYLQSKSSSSGSVKTEESQAMAAIVSGSTHSLGDMSPPSERASSLQPHSSEEEPQVSGVDHAGAQHRDEADLSIARLRASEHSGGVEDEEGRNDFSVFEVRIRDEHHDPEENAGVQENAGDAVDMLAIRQGTHPHAEDLCRDEGGLPGSSPRGGVRIWRRRFGEPRGGRGRGFKHRKRYTYRERRPLGNFQQAWRFPTSEEIMGSFGAGIGQDYLALGEGQMRVDFQPSECQGDTAGSDGGPGHFSMDGASAEDDVGVVSLAANEEDGGEDSVAVVGSTSCVTGSVACEQCGLAFSSVEDLAAHSRSTHLLYVCPCCGKHFSQTSNLNRHMAVHRSAKLHSCPLCHKTFTQKSTLSDHMNMHSGQRPHVCAFCRICFAHKPALRRHLKEQHGKTTAQNYLEIQRECEEPAIGGGV; from the exons ATGCAGATGGACATGGTGTGTTTCCGCCTGCCTGGCCACAGCGACGCTGCGCTGAGGAACATGAACTCCTTGCGGGAGCAGCGCCACTTCTGCGACATCACCATCGTGGCCGGCGGCAGGCAGATGTTCCGCGGTCACAAAGTGGTGCTGGCCGCCGGTTCGGCCTTTCTCAGGGACCAGTTTTTACTGAACCCCTCTGCAGAGCTACAG GTGTCTGTGCTGCACAGCTCCACAGTGATCCGTGAGCTGCTGCAGTCCTGCTACACAGGCATCCTGCAGTTCAGCGCCAAAGAGATCGTTAATTACCTAACGGCAGCCAGCTACCTCCAAATGGAGCACGTGGTGGAGAAGTGCCGAGTGGCTCTGAGTCAGTACCTGCAGTCTAAGAGCAGCAGCTCAGGA TCTGTAAAAACAGAAGAGTCTCAGGCCATGGCGGCGATCGTCAGCGGGAGCACTCATTCCCTGGGCGATATGTCTCCGCCGTCCGAGCGGGCATCGTCTCTGCAGCCGCACAGTTCAGAGGAGGAGCCGCAGGTCTCAGGAGTCGATCACGCCGGTGCTCAGCACAGAGACGAGGCTGATTTGTCTATAGCACGG CTTAGAGCCTCAGAGCATTCCGGGGGTGTTGAGGACGAAGAGGGCAGGAACGACTTCAGTGTGTTCGAGGTGCGCATCAGAGACGAGCATCACGACCCAGAGGAGAACGCGGGAGTCCAAGAGAACGCCGGAGATGCTGTGGATATGTTAGCCATACGGCAGGGCACACATCCGCACGCAGAGGATCTCTGCAGGGATGAAGGTGGACTGCCAGGCAGCAGCCCGAGGGGTGGAGTGCGCATCTGGAGGCGGAGATTCGGTGAGCCCAGGGGTGGTCGGGGGCGGGGCTTCAAGCACAGAAAGCGCTACACATACCGTGAACGAAGGCCTTTGGGGAACTTTCAGCAGGCGTGGCGCTTTCCCACCTCAGAGGAGATCATGGGGAGTTTCGGAGCGGGGATCGGGCAAGACTACTTGGCTCTCGGAGAGGGTCAGATGCGGGTGGATTTCCAGCCGTCGGAATGCCAAGGAGACACGGCAGGTTCGGACGGTGGCCCCGGACACTTTAGCATGGACGGAGCGAGTGCCGAGGATGACGTAGGAGTCGTATCGTTGGCCGCTAACGAAGAAGACGGTGGTGAGGACTCTGTGGCTGTCGTGGGCTCCACATCCTGTGTGACGGGCTCGGTGGCGTGCGAGCAGTGCGGCCTGGCGTTTTCTTCAGTGGAAGATCTAGCAGCCCACTCACGCTCCACCCACCTGCTGTACGTCTGCCCGTGCTGCGGCAAACACTTCAGCCAGACGAGCAACCTGAACCGCCACATGGCCGTCCACCGCTCGGCCAAGCTCCACAGCTGCCCGCTCTGCCACAAGACCTTCACGCAGAAGTCCACGCTGTCCGACCACATGAACATGCACAGCGGACAGCGGCCGCACGTCTGCGCCTTCTGCCGCATCTGCTTCGCCCACAAACCCGCACTCCGGCGCCACCTGAAGGAACAGCACGGCAAGACCACAGCACAGAATTACCTGGAGATCCAGAGAGAGTGCGAGGAGCCCGCTATAGGAGGAGGGGTTTAA
- the LOC131362833 gene encoding zinc finger and BTB domain-containing protein 12-like isoform X3: MDMVCFRLPGHSDAALRNMNSLREQRHFCDITIVAGGRQMFRGHKVVLAAGSAFLRDQFLLNPSAELQQVSVLHSSTVIRELLQSCYTGILQFSAKEIVNYLTAASYLQMEHVVEKCRVALSQYLQSKSSSSGSVKTEESQAMAAIVSGSTHSLGDMSPPSERASSLQPHSSEEEPQVSGVDHAGAQHRDEADLSIARLRASEHSGGVEDEEGRNDFSVFEVRIRDEHHDPEENAGVQENAGDAVDMLAIRQGTHPHAEDLCRDEGGLPGSSPRGGVRIWRRRFGEPRGGRGRGFKHRKRYTYRERRPLGNFQQAWRFPTSEEIMGSFGAGIGQDYLALGEGQMRVDFQPSECQGDTAGSDGGPGHFSMDGASAEDDVGVVSLAANEEDGGEDSVAVVGSTSCVTGSVACEQCGLAFSSVEDLAAHSRSTHLLYVCPCCGKHFSQTSNLNRHMAVHRSAKLHSCPLCHKTFTQKSTLSDHMNMHSGQRPHVCAFCRICFAHKPALRRHLKEQHGKTTAQNYLEIQRECEEPAIGGGV, from the exons ATGGACATGGTGTGTTTCCGCCTGCCTGGCCACAGCGACGCTGCGCTGAGGAACATGAACTCCTTGCGGGAGCAGCGCCACTTCTGCGACATCACCATCGTGGCCGGCGGCAGGCAGATGTTCCGCGGTCACAAAGTGGTGCTGGCCGCCGGTTCGGCCTTTCTCAGGGACCAGTTTTTACTGAACCCCTCTGCAGAGCTACAG CAGGTGTCTGTGCTGCACAGCTCCACAGTGATCCGTGAGCTGCTGCAGTCCTGCTACACAGGCATCCTGCAGTTCAGCGCCAAAGAGATCGTTAATTACCTAACGGCAGCCAGCTACCTCCAAATGGAGCACGTGGTGGAGAAGTGCCGAGTGGCTCTGAGTCAGTACCTGCAGTCTAAGAGCAGCAGCTCAGGA TCTGTAAAAACAGAAGAGTCTCAGGCCATGGCGGCGATCGTCAGCGGGAGCACTCATTCCCTGGGCGATATGTCTCCGCCGTCCGAGCGGGCATCGTCTCTGCAGCCGCACAGTTCAGAGGAGGAGCCGCAGGTCTCAGGAGTCGATCACGCCGGTGCTCAGCACAGAGACGAGGCTGATTTGTCTATAGCACGG CTTAGAGCCTCAGAGCATTCCGGGGGTGTTGAGGACGAAGAGGGCAGGAACGACTTCAGTGTGTTCGAGGTGCGCATCAGAGACGAGCATCACGACCCAGAGGAGAACGCGGGAGTCCAAGAGAACGCCGGAGATGCTGTGGATATGTTAGCCATACGGCAGGGCACACATCCGCACGCAGAGGATCTCTGCAGGGATGAAGGTGGACTGCCAGGCAGCAGCCCGAGGGGTGGAGTGCGCATCTGGAGGCGGAGATTCGGTGAGCCCAGGGGTGGTCGGGGGCGGGGCTTCAAGCACAGAAAGCGCTACACATACCGTGAACGAAGGCCTTTGGGGAACTTTCAGCAGGCGTGGCGCTTTCCCACCTCAGAGGAGATCATGGGGAGTTTCGGAGCGGGGATCGGGCAAGACTACTTGGCTCTCGGAGAGGGTCAGATGCGGGTGGATTTCCAGCCGTCGGAATGCCAAGGAGACACGGCAGGTTCGGACGGTGGCCCCGGACACTTTAGCATGGACGGAGCGAGTGCCGAGGATGACGTAGGAGTCGTATCGTTGGCCGCTAACGAAGAAGACGGTGGTGAGGACTCTGTGGCTGTCGTGGGCTCCACATCCTGTGTGACGGGCTCGGTGGCGTGCGAGCAGTGCGGCCTGGCGTTTTCTTCAGTGGAAGATCTAGCAGCCCACTCACGCTCCACCCACCTGCTGTACGTCTGCCCGTGCTGCGGCAAACACTTCAGCCAGACGAGCAACCTGAACCGCCACATGGCCGTCCACCGCTCGGCCAAGCTCCACAGCTGCCCGCTCTGCCACAAGACCTTCACGCAGAAGTCCACGCTGTCCGACCACATGAACATGCACAGCGGACAGCGGCCGCACGTCTGCGCCTTCTGCCGCATCTGCTTCGCCCACAAACCCGCACTCCGGCGCCACCTGAAGGAACAGCACGGCAAGACCACAGCACAGAATTACCTGGAGATCCAGAGAGAGTGCGAGGAGCCCGCTATAGGAGGAGGGGTTTAA